The nucleotide sequence CGCAGGGCTTATGCCGCAAGCTTCTTACGCAGGTTGGTTAAGCAAAACCCAGACATTGCCGTTAACAGACCGAATTTCGCGCACATTGCGCAGCTCGTGCCTACGGGCCAGATCACCCAGGGTTAAACTTAACCGGGAAAGGTTGCCCTCCCAATCATCTGTGGCGATGGAGAGCCGCAGTTCCCTGTCTTCCAGATAAATTTCAATGCCCTTGCCTGGGCTGATGCTGACAGACGAAACTGCTCCAGCTTCCACCGGCAGCAAACCGCTCTGCATGCCCTTCATCAGTCGCGTCAGGTACGGCAGGTCGTCTTCCGCTCCGGATTCAACCCGCAGAGTAGGCAACGAAAGAAAGTTTTTGCTTTCCACAGGGGCAATTATCTCGCCACGCTCGTTGGCGTAATACAGCACCCCGTCCTTATGCACCCAAAAGGTAGGCAAACGCTCTTTCAGCTTGATCACAAACCTGTCTGGCAAAAGTCGCTTGACCGAAGCTTCTTCAACCCAGGGCGTCTTGCGCAAGTTTCGCTCGACCTTGGCGATGCTGACGGCAAGGCTGTTGTCCCCCTCGCGGATGCCGCCGTACTGCAGCACCATATCGTGCGAGAGCCGCACGTTGCCTGTCACATCGACATGGCGGGTGGTAAAAAAATCGCTGGTAATGGCCTTGTTGTAGAGCCATAGCGACGAATAGCAAACTCCCGCAATGATCAAACCCAGACCGGCCAGCAGCACTGTCAGCGCTGCAAGGCTTTTCAGGCCGCTAAAGCCCTTGAGCCTTTTAAAAACCCCCGCGACAATTCCCCCAATGCGAACCCCGGAACCATTGCCGCTTTTTTTTGCGGGCGCAGACGACCGGGTGTAGGAGTTGCGGGCCTTACGACCGTTTTTTTTCAGGGCAAGAGGCATGGCACTATCCTGACCTCCGGTTCAAGCGCAATGCCGAACCGCTGCAGCACAGCTTCCCGGGCCT is from Desulfovibrio desulfuricans and encodes:
- a CDS encoding cell division protein FtsQ/DivIB, which encodes MPLALKKNGRKARNSYTRSSAPAKKSGNGSGVRIGGIVAGVFKRLKGFSGLKSLAALTVLLAGLGLIIAGVCYSSLWLYNKAITSDFFTTRHVDVTGNVRLSHDMVLQYGGIREGDNSLAVSIAKVERNLRKTPWVEEASVKRLLPDRFVIKLKERLPTFWVHKDGVLYYANERGEIIAPVESKNFLSLPTLRVESGAEDDLPYLTRLMKGMQSGLLPVEAGAVSSVSISPGKGIEIYLEDRELRLSIATDDWEGNLSRLSLTLGDLARRHELRNVREIRSVNGNVWVLLNQPA